AAGATCGCGGCGGGCGACCGCCTGTCGCTGCGGCAGCAGGACGTTTTCCTGCGCGGCCACGCGATCCAGTGCCGCATCAACGCCGAGGACCCGAAGAACGGCTTCGCCCCCTCCTTCGGGCGGATCACCTTTCTTCGCCAGATCAGCGGCCCCTTCATCCGGACCGAGTCGGGGATCTACCAGGGATGGGAGGTCCCCTCGTTCTACGACTCCCTGCTCGCGAAGATCTGCTCCGTGGGGAAGGACCGTGTGACGGCGATCGAACGGATGCGGCGCGCCTTGCGGGAGTACGACATCTGGGGCGTCCGGACGACGATCCCGCTGCTGCGGCGGATCATGGACCATCCCGACTTCGTGGCCGGAAAGATCCACACCGGGTTCATCGACGAGAACATCGCGGGACTCACCGAATACGAAGAGGCCGAGGAGGAGATCTACAAGGTGTCCCGTTTCGTCGCCGAAGTCTCCGGCCTCGGCCGCAACGTCCACAGCGGGTGACGGGGGGGAGATGCCCGGCGCCCCGAAGAAGAAGGGATACCGGAAGGTCCTCAAGACCCTCCGGGACGGCAAGGCGATCTGGCTGACGAACACGGGGCCGCGCGACACCGGCCAGAGCGACTTCAAGAACCGGTTCACCCTTCACGACCTGTCCCGCCTGATGCCGGTCTACGACGCCGCGGGG
The window above is part of the Deltaproteobacteria bacterium genome. Proteins encoded here:
- a CDS encoding acetyl-CoA carboxylase biotin carboxylase subunit (catalyzes the ATP-dependent carboxylation of a covalently attached biotin and the transfer of the carboxyl group to pyruvate forming oxaloacetate), with the protein product KIAAGDRLSLRQQDVFLRGHAIQCRINAEDPKNGFAPSFGRITFLRQISGPFIRTESGIYQGWEVPSFYDSLLAKICSVGKDRVTAIERMRRALREYDIWGVRTTIPLLRRIMDHPDFVAGKIHTGFIDENIAGLTEYEEAEEEIYKVSRFVAEVSGLGRNVHSG